TTCTAAGGTACAGTAGGATGAATTGATAATGATCTTAAAAAGGTCTCCATTTTTTACAATATACCAGTTGCATTAAAATATGTGGAAGGAAATAATACTTATTCTAAGCTGATGCTGCTGAGATAGCCTATTATGCCTGGAGATCGTTTTGTTGTACACTAACATGCCATCAACCGtaattttctttcccttttttttgATAGACACACGTGTAAAGCATTCATCTTCAAACAGTTGCACAGCAGTTGGTTTTGATGAAAGAATGTTGCTACATTCAGAAGTatggtgcttttcttttacTTATTTTGTTCAGATTTTTTGTTAAGCCTGATTCTTGCAGATGGTCTTCTTTAGCTTTCTCTATTTTGTGTTTGTGTGTGTGCATATGTGTTTTTCCCCCTTTTCAACACGTGCATTTTCTTTCTATTCAATTTGAGTATTAAAAGGAaggaatttgaaattttagggTTATTTCTGTGTATTTGGATAATCTCAACATAGTTATGGATACCTTCATGAAAAATTGGAAAAACAGTGCATGATTTAAGGATGGAAGGATTTTTACATAAACTTAATACTTTGATGGAGATTGCTCCTTTGGTCattgatgtttgtgttgaggaaaTTGTTGGGATTTTCTTTGCTAGTTGTTAATGTAATTTGGTTGCTTTGCTTTGGTGATTGCTATGTTAAAGTAGGTTGAAATGAAGTCACATCCGCATCCAGAAAGACCTGATCGCCTGCGAGCTATAGCTGCTAGCCTTGCCACTGCTGGTATTTACTTTCCCCATGCCTGCCCTCAAAGATTGTTTTGAATACATGTTTTCTCCTTTTGCACCAACTTATTGTCAAGTCATTTATTCATGTCTAACAATTTTGCCTCTTATGCCTATGATCAGCTTGATGATAACTGTGAATTTGTGCAGGTATATTTCCTGGAAGATGCTACCCAATCCCTGCGAGAGAAATTACCCAACAAGAACTTCAGATGGTGAGTGGTCATATTTTGTTTGGAATATTATATGATCTATTTGCAATTTTACACTTGCATGTTAACCTCTGTATTGTTTCAGAGGTTCTAAAAGTTTATAATTCATAATTGCATCAACAGGTGTGCTCATAACAATATTCTTTGTTGTGAAATGTCTAAAGTAATATCCTTGAACTGATTTTCTGGAGTACCTTATCCCTTTCTTTTTTGCCGGGTTGTGGTGCTTCCTTGTTCTAGTTGCTTGATCTACTGATTTGTCCTTTTCTCTGATAAAGAAAAGATATTTTGATGTCATGAAatgattttgtgcttttgataAGTAATTTTAATATCTCTAGGTTCATTCCTTGGAGCATGTTCAGGCTGTAGAACTTACAAGCCATATTTTCTCTAGGTACGTCGATGTTTTTTTTCATCTCTCTAAATATCTCTAAAGAGGCATTTGTGCATTTCAGTCGCATGCTAAATGAATTGCAGGAATGCAAAGATAGAAGGGATTTTGTTGGGAGTATGAATAGGCAAATTAAACCAAGCCAAGATGAATAACAGACTTGTTTTTGCTGGCTCGAAGTCATATAAGTTTTGCTCTTCAAGCTTAGCTAGGATTTTGAGAAGCTCACTGACTTCAGTTCAATATAAAGCTTGGGGTTTTTACAAATTATGTATCACCAAAACAGCTACGCGCATACAATTTTTCTGGGTCAAACCTTGTTTTGTTGAAATATTTGTGCTTCTTAAACTTGGTTCAGTAATAAAGGGAGCCTTGATAAtgggatttattttatttctgtaCTGAGTATTCAGGCTCAAACTAAGTGGCTAATGAGATGGAGCTTATTTGCATATATAGATCACATATATCAAAAATAAAGTAAACAATGAAAACCCATTTTACGTAATAGAAAAAAATGGCATATCATGTAATAGAAGATTGGTAGTTGCAGAGAATGCCTTTTCATTGTGGAGAAACATAGAGGTGTCTGCTGTCTATGTCTAGAGTTCTTTTGTATCTGGTTCTCTCTTTATTTGAGTCTATTTTTAATGTGAAGATAATACTTTTTGGTGTAGGTAAGGTGCGAGTATGCAAGTAATTGTAACCAGGAACTATGTGGGTTTAGTTTTGGTGTTTGATATAGCTTGTATAGAGTGAAAGGTGCCTTTGGTCCTTTAGGACCCCATATCGGTTGTGGATGGGTGTATATGGACTTATATACAACTAAGGAGTCTTGTCGAAATTGCCATGGTTTTGACTTAGACCCAATGATTGCAGTTTTTGTGTGAGTTTTATCTTTGGACAAAAAAAGGCAACAAGCTGAGGGGAGAGTTAGTGTGTGATGTGGCACAGGCCTTTGGGTTGAGGTCCCTTCAGGGGCGTGTCCTATGGGCTGGTCCTTCGGGATCCTACATCAATGTGGATGAGTGTGCGTATGTACTTATATATCACCAAGTAGTCTTGTCAAAATTGTCATGGTTTTATCTTGAATCCAGTCGTTGCAATCCGTTTGTGTGAGTTTTATCTTTCGACCAAAAAAAAGGTGCCTTTGAAGGGGTTGAGATGCTGACTCGttgaaaaatgagttttttaggATGTAGATGTCTTCTTCTGAGGAAGTATTTTATGGCTAGGAGTTTATATACAGGACACAGCATGCTCTTTTTTCCTTATGGATATTGATCACACAATGCTTCATTCTTGATTTTTTGTTTTGATGGGCAGTTACTTCACTCCTGACACTTATGCTAATGAGCATTCAGCATGTGCTGCTAGGCTTGCAGCAGGTCTGTGTGCTGATCTTGCTTCAGCAATTTTTTCTGGATGTGCCAAAAATGGTTTTGCCCTGGTATGGAGGTTCTAATGTTATTTAGATTATTTAACTATTATCAAGGTAGTTCAAGGTCTATCCggatttttcttttgtttgtttttaaatattgttcACTGTTCTTGAATCAGGTTCGACCTCCTGGTCATCATGCTGGTATAAAACAAGCAATGGGATTCTGCCTCCACAATAATGCAGCAGTTGCTGCATTAGCTGCTCAGGCTGCTGGTGCCAAGAAGGTGCTAATAGTTGACTGGGTAATGTCCTGTTTACTGTGATTCTCATTTTTGGCTGTTTATTCCATGTCTCGTGCTTGTGATAAGTAAACTTATTCCCTTATGCTTATTGTAGGATGTTCATCATGGAAATGGCACTCAAGAAATATTTGAGCAGAACAAGTCGGTGAGTTCACAACAAAGTTTTGTGTGTGCATCGTCCATTGAAACACTAGTGATGAAATGTTAGAGGTGAAATAGTATTGGCCTTTTTCACTTCTATGACTGAATTGGATATAGAATAAGTTAATTCTAGGGTTATACATCatacaaataaattttcaaaagtTTGTCATTGGATCACATACTGAAGAGTTTCAAAATATTCAGCTAGAAAGTTCCTTCTTGGTTTTAAATCGCGGTCATGGCCATGATTGTGGTCGCGAGTAATGGAAATATGCATGTAACAGTCAAAATGTAACGATAATGGCCTGGCACTATACAATTTTTTCAGAACAATTTGTAAAGTTCATAAATGAAGTAATATCGATAGATATAAGTCAAAATAATGTACATAACTATATAATAGACAAATACTTTAAATATCGACTATATAACTTAAATCAATCATCAATTCATCATTATAACAAATTAATGGAATGAAATTAAGTAATACCCTTCAAATCAATTACAACAACATAGgttttgttaataaaaaaatattttttgacttTTTTAAACCTTAAATCTAtaccttaatttttatttatactaacattgatattaaatttataacttGTTCCAAATATTGAATTACAATTAGCATTAacaaataactaataaaacttacgcttaaaattttatataagttatcttatagttataattaatttaataaaataaatttttgaaatatagtttaaaataagaaaaaaatcacACTATCTTATATATCAGTTGAGTTCAACTAATAGATTAAAATgcaattttaactcaaaactaacatcaaaatgatttttaatcaataaaaacacaaaaaaaaaaaaatgcaaagaagtaaattgtaaaaataaaagcaaaaagtAGAAAAATAAACTCAGCTTTTAGACGAAAGACATTAAGAAATGGAGTAGTTTGCGATGGATCTAAGCTTATAAGACAAAAATGTAGGAAAAAGTAATttgtgaaaaaaagaaaaagagattttCAAAGAAAAGAGCTCTGGAACTATTAGAATACATTTTGTTTAGCatgtaaataaaagaattaaattattggtAACAGCCATTGCTGTTATTGTCATGTAACGGCCATTACGCGTGCAAATCAGGGGGAGCTGTAAATAACGGGTAATGGGTAATGGCCCCCCATTTCCTGTTACATAATGGCCCTTACAGTATTTAATGGCCATTATTTAGAACCATATTAGTAATGCAGATTATTATATGACTAAACATACTTTAAGCATTCCAAGCATGCTCTTGGCCTAGTCAGTCTTTGATCTCAAATGGTTTTGCATTTCTTTACATAAATACTTTCTTTTTTAagttcagtttctgttttgatGAGGTTGATATACTTATAGGTTTTGTACATATCCTTGCATAGACACGAGGGAGGAAAGTTTTATCCTGGTACTGGAGCAGTTGACGAGGTACATTGACTTTTTTTCCCCTCTTATCTAGATATGGTGGATTGCTGCTCCTGTTTAGATGTGTAAATTATTTTTGCATTTTCTCTGGATATGTAGTCTAAAAGTTAGTATTTGGCTGTCTTTGTGCTATCCTTCTTTTAAGCCTGTTTGAGAGCATGGCCATACTTTCTGAGATACTGAGTTCATGAATGTTTGGTTTAGCATTTCATGTACTTATAACTAAAGTTCTTGTCCATAGTATGTTCCATATTTTACCTTTTTGCAAACATGATAACTGATTCTGGATGTGATATTCTATTTGTATTTTAGCTATAGCTAAACGTATGGCTATTGCAATGGGAAGAAAATAGTGGAAATCTGATTTTGTGCAATTTGAGACAATCTATGTCACTGTTtcataaaatacaaaataataccTCCCCTTAAGTTGATCTCATACTTCTTTCAACTTATTATTTAAGATACCAAATTACCAATAGTTGAGGAAGCTGTTCCAATTTAGCAAGTTTGGAGACATTAGAGTAGAGGAATGCATTTTCCAGATCATCATGCATAGAAAAGAGGCTAAGTAAGTTAGTTATAGATCTGCCAAGAAAGCCTTTTggagggagggagggagggaTGACTATTCTGTTGGCTGTAATTGTGAGATCGATTGTAGTTAATCAGACAAATTCTTTAGACTGTTTTACATAACAAATAACACATACTTCATTGATTCTTCTGCCATGGGATGTGGAAATTGACACAGCATTCAAAATTGGTGTTAAATCATAAGCAGTACAGTGGGTTGTTTTGAATTCCTGGCCTTAGCAAGCTAAAAACATATATTGAAGGGAGCAACATTTTAGAATTTAGACAATTTACAGGCATTAATGAAAAGAATCCATGTTGTGTTGCACTCCTCCACTCCATAGCCCCTGGATGTGCACCAGTGAGGCGACATTTCATCGCTGTTGTTGCTAGGATTCATTTGTTTGTCTTAGTAACCTGACCTTGGTAGGTCCAGCATTCTACAGGCAAAAACCACAGAGTTACTGAAAATGTGGAAGGATACAGGAGGTGAAATCTGGATGTCAATTTTTGAAGTCTTTAGACCATGGTAGGGGCCATCAGGTGAAATTTGTGATATTTTCCCTGAATGGTATGATGATAGAACAAAGTGATTTATAATGAGAGAGGCACCTAAGTTGATGATCCTAAAATAGTTTGACTTCTGAGTTAAGAAATTGCAGAGTAGCTTTCACTATCTTGATCAGGGCTATGCCATGTATATGTTTGATGAACTGAGCCTCCTCTCAGGACCATATGGAAATTGTAATTTCTCCCTGATGAACTTGATACTTGGTAATCTATTCTTCATGAAATGGAAGCAACATGCCTAAGATGGGAAATGATAACATGTGACACCGATGTTGGTTAACCAATTTATAAGTTCCACCTGCAAGTGCATATATAATATATCTTAAATATGCTTGTGCTTGCTTGTTCATATGGATGAAATAGATATAACTTTAGGTGTCTTTTAATGCTGTAAATTATGTAACTGTATGCTTCAGGTTAATGACTAAAAAATCCATAACTGTACATGTTCTTTCATTTGCAGGCTTTTAAATTAGCAAAAGGCAATAAAGATAACTAAAAGTAATAATTGCACTATGTcaaaattttattctttctaTGCTATACACTAATGATGTCATGCTAGCAAACTAAAATTTGCTCGAATATGCTCTCTCTCTCGTGCAGTGCTAATCTTGATCTCCAGTTACTTTAAACTATTAAAAGAATGAGTGAGAAAAAATTAGTATcaagttaaaattattaaaatatagaaGGAATTATTTTGTAGAGCATATTAATTAACTGGACTTTTGTCCTAGCTTATTTAGattgtttatttaattatattaaataaatataattaaattaataaacattTCATGTCAATGAGGCAGAGGATAAAATGTAAAGGATGGTTGCCATTGTTATCAATGTAAAAGTTCATGGCTActattgataatttttaaatggcCACAATTGAATAAATGTATATGGTTTTGATTTACATCTCTTggtctctctctttttcttttcttttaactgTGTTTAAATCTGGTTTTACATTCCTGCAAAATTGTTGAAGCATTGTCAAGTGTAAATATCAATAGATGTTCTGATTAACTTTTTGCATGTGGCTGTTATTGGGAAGAATGTGTGTAGATGACTtctcaagtttttttttttttttttgatattcatttatttacttttgcAGATTGGTACCAATGGTGCAGCAGGATATTGTGTAAATATTCCATGGAGTCGTGGAGGGATTGGCGATAACGATTACATTTTTGCATTTCAGCATGTTGTGCTACCTATAGGTTAATATCTCACGTTGTTCTTGCATCCACTATCATTTTGGCGAGAATGGTGTGGCAGTATGCAGTATTTGTTTTGTAACATGAAGATCTTTGAGTTAACCACGTATCAACATGAAATATTGAAGGTCTGTATGTCAATGTGGGTGAGGGGTGGTAACTGCTTATTGTCATAGCTCATCATGGTACAGGGAATATGTTGTATTTCTAAGATTTACCGAAGGCATTGCATGCTATCAATATGTTTTGTTGAAAGCTGCTGGTAGGTGCTGAAGTCCCCATCATTATTTTGGATTTATTATTGTTatgttctttttcttcttctcctcttctcttccTTGCAACGtttagtttttaatattaatgtcAGTGTTGTGTGATATTTGCTATTGGCATGGTCTTCAACTTGAACTAGTAGTTGCTACTGTTTTGGAATTAGGATAAAGTGACTGAAATGGGAGAGAGTTTTAAAATGCTTTTCACAAATTTCGAACAGTTTATCTTTACCAGTCTCTAAGTTCTCTTTTGACGTTTCACTATGATCTCATGGTGTTTGAACCATATTGTTGCAGCTGCTGAATTTGCACCTGATTTCACCATCATTTCTGCTGGATTTGATGCAGCAAGGGGTGATCCTTTGGGCTGCTGTGATGTAAGGACTTACCCCTTTACCCTAAGTAATTTTTTACACTCTCATATTGTATCATTTAATAAGGTTGCTATTGCCATATCTTTTTAATTGTTTCCgtagtcttctcttgtcaaATTGTCCAATGaccttaattatttaatttgagcAGTTTGGCTGTATATGCCAATGCAGCTTTTTGGAATTtcttttacataattttaatgCGTGCGCCTGCCGTTACATTACCTTAGCAATGTTGTTGCAGGTAACTCCTGCTGGCTATGCACAGATGACTCATATGTTGTATACACTCAGCGGGGGAAAGTTGCTTGTAATTCTTGAGGGCGGGTttgttctctttctcttttggcCCTTTTATTCTTATCAAtttattccttttttcttttaatctcTGGTTGTGCCCACACTTATAATACAGCTGTTTGTTGCAGCTATAATCTACGCTCTATATCATCATCTGCTACTGCAGTGATTAAGGTGAATCCTTGTATATCTGAAATACGCACTCATTATACTTGTCACTTGAGAATATTACTAATGGGCAATAGATAATAGTGCTGGTCTGATTATTCTCCAAGTCTAAGTCATATGCATATTACAAGGTTAGAATTGTCTTCACTTGTCTTGGCTTGATGGTTGTGGAGTTATTGAGAATCCTTATGTGCTAGTGTCTCAGTTGTGCAAAAATTAGCACCATTCTTTTTCGTAGACTTTCTGTTGTCTAATTCTTCCTGGCCTGGtttttgccaaaaaaaaaacaaaaggtaTTGCTGGGTGAAAGCACTGGATTTGAATTAGGCAACACAGTCCCTTCTAAAGCTGGCCTGCAAACTGTTCTCGAAGTGGTGAAGATTCAGATGCAGATTTGGTCTTCTCTGAAGTCCATTTTTGCAAAATTGCAGTTGAAATGGGAAGAATACTGTTCTGAGAATAAAAGTGAGAAGTTCCCAGTCCTTTTCTCAAACGTTTCTCAAGTGGTTGATGGTTTAAATTTAGGCTTATCTTTCTTCTCTTGGGTGCTTTGAATGAAAATTAATCTTTTGTGGCCTTTTCCTGCAGAAGAACAGATTAAAAAGAGACGGAGGACTGAAGCACCAATATGGTGGAAATGGGGGAGAAAGAGCTTGTTGTATCATTTACTTAGCGGGAATCTTCGTGTAAAAAGATCAACAGCGGCTGACTAGATGAATCGTCTCCTTGTTCGTTCCTTTCTTTGCCCTTCACTTATGTGAAATTTTGTTTTAGTAGTGACTTGTTCAAGATACTGCCGTCTAACTGCTACTACGACGTTCTTTGTTTCTTTGAAAAACAAATCAAAAGTTTTATTGATTTTGAGTATTAATTTACCCTTTGAAGTCTGTAGAGTTTGCCATTATTCATTAACTTGTCTCTGTTTTTAATGATTGTTGATCTGCCCTTTCTTCATGCAGAACATCAGCTAGCTGAAACATTTCCCTTCCTTTTTCTGTCTCCCAAAATTTGGCAGATTCTCTTTTCCATTTCTGGACTTCAGCTCTGCCTAGCAGTGTCTAGCAAATTCACCTGAGACTTATCTTCTTCAACCGCAAGATGCAAAACCCACTACGCTCACCTTCTCCTCTGGCTTCTTTCAGGATCACAACCACCTCATCCTTTCTCAAATTCCCAAATATTTTTCTGTAACCTTGCTGTCCTTGCTAATGAAGCCTCTTTCCCAATCAACGTTCAACAGTTCTATGGAATGGGAATAATGTGATGATGGGCCAATACAATATCATTGTGCTGTGTCCTGTGTCCTAGTTCTATCATTCTTCAGCAAGAACGATAATTGAACAGCCTAAACTTCAGAATTGCTGTTCAGGGAACGGGATGAGCAATTGTGCCTAGACCAGGCATATGGGTTTGAATCCTAAGCTTCAATGCAGTTCCCATAGCAGCTGCACCTGCACCTGCTGGGCTTGTGTCAGCTTGTTGGCCAGTATCATGAGCAGAAAGAGCAGACCTATGCTCTTCTGTTCATGgagttccttttctttttcttggtaCGACCTTGATCCTCCGCCTTCATGTGCAGAAGAGCGATGTCCCAACCCTAAAAACCCACTTCCATAACCAGGATTCAATCTCTTATCTCTAACCACTGACCCAGAACTTCCATGAGAATCTGTAGTTGAAGCATGAAGACGTTGCTTCCTCTCCCCCGTATTTAGAAAGTGGTAGTTgtgctttaaaaataaaagaatataggCAAGCTCTATAAACGGCACACTAGAGCATGCGAGCCCAAGCTTTGAAGTACAGGTTGCCCAAGCTCTTAAATGGAGACCAATTGCCATGGGATTAATAACCTAACCCATTAATAGAAGCCGGCGGCCGTGGTTTCAGAGGCCAAGGTAGGCACATATTTGAAATTATATCATAATCTCCCAGTTGCATCGATCGCAAAAAAAATGTTGGGATTAAAtgatttagcatgattcatcTTGTACACAAGccccaaataattttaaaaataatttctaaaatatttcaGATTTAATTTTAGTCCcctcaaaagaaaataaatatcacACCCAATTCCACAAAATAATAAGGAAATATAGACAACTAAAAGAAATCAAAATGCACGTTGATGATCAATGTCTACCTCGCCATCACCTAAGAGATCTTAATTGGACACACAAATCAtgctaatatatattatattgttACACGCATCATAAAGCACATCCTCAAAATGTATGCACCTCAAATTCAAcaatcatttctatacatttagCATAATATACAGCTCTTATATTTCTATTACTCACTGCAGCAGCCAAAAGCTTAGGCACAGAAAATTACACTTATCATAGTCCGaaatatttacatttttatatAACACTAGAAAGAGGTGTTGATATAAAATTATAGCAACCGTGTTCTCTGTATACCCTAATATTAGATTTCTCATGTTAATTTGAACACACTCTTGCCTTGTCGTTAGAAGTTCCAGTGAACCACAAAAAAAAGAGATTTTCCCtgttaaaaagttatttttgccTCGTCTATGGTAAGCTTATCCATAATAGAAAATAGCTGGACAAGTTAGAACCTAAACATCATAAACAGGCATGCGGTCCTCAATAGCGATCCGACAAATTGGACACTTCTTGCACTTGTCACAGCAGACACTGCAACATTTAGGAATAATGATATGCATGACGTAAAAGACGACAGGAAAATGACGAGACATATTTTAAGAAAAGCAACCAAGTTTATGTCCTTACCTGCAAAGGATGCGATGTCTACAAGGAAGTAGAACAACGCTGATCTCTCCCTCAAAGCACACCCTACATAATACTTTTTCCTGAACAGCATATTGAAACAATATTTATGTATTAATGTGACCGACCAATAATACAGCAGgagaaaaaccaaaaaaaaaaaaaaaaatttctagcaATTTACAGAAGGTCATATATTAAAGTCTTaaggaataagaaaaaaatcaagTTCACGGACTTAATAATGCACAAACTTATTCTGATAGTTATGTAACACCATGAAGATATTATGTTTTTGTATGTGTGTGCGAGCGCAACACCTTGATAATTGTATAATAATTGTAATCTCTTAAGCAAATAAGCTGGCCTAACTCACCCATAAAAGCTAACTCTAGGGGAGAGGTGCATCCAAAGTTCTATAAGGAGCATATTATCCAATTATAAATCAATGTGGAAGTTAATGCATTTCTCTCACGCCCAAGATCAAACACTTAGAACATGAAATACTTCTGGAAAAACCACTATTGAATCCGAAGATTGATAACATCTTAAGCAAATTGACTAGGCCTACTCACTCCCCAAAAGCTAACTCAAAGAGAAGAAGTACTGAAAGCCTTACAAGGGGCACAGATAAAAGCAACTTAACAAGAAGCAGGACACCTATTGGAAACATAAGACATAAATAGCAGAAATTATTCACTCAGAGTCAGACAACAAAGCGATATTACATTTTGCAGTCTTTCAAACTCCTGCTGGGTATACTTGGTGATTTCTGTCTGTTCACCAAGGGCAGCTTGAAGCCTCCAGACCTGAGAAGAAAAGAAACCAAATACAAATTTAAATACAGCAGAAAAACATCATCAACAACTCTATAACCAGCCAACAAACCCTTTACTGGattagtaaaaaattatataaaacaaaTCACCTCCTCAGCGAGATCCTTTTTAGGCATTTTCTTCACAATCTCAGGAGGATAACCACAGAAAGTGTTATAGCTGCATGTCAAGGAATGTTATGTAAAAAGATCAGCAAATACTGCATGGTTAAGTTCATGAAATTTTGAGATAACATAAATACCCAAGTAAGCAGCAAGACCACTAAATTGATTCTCTAGTGCTTAGTAGAGAAAGAGACTAATATTTCATTGAGGAAGTCAGAAATACAAAATTACAGATCTTTTACAAAATGGGGATATTTGAAAGTAAGCAAatcattgaaattttaaatgaattttccgGATTTCAATGTCTGCCTTGTATTTACCCTCATTTAAGGgtgttttttctaaaataacataaaaatgaaACAATGCAGTGTACTCACCCAGAAACTCCCTCGTGGTAAAGTCGGGCCTGCTCCTCTCGACTTCCTTCATCAATTGACCACCAGCCCAGTAACCTGTTTTAACAGATTGAAGAATGAAGAGACTAAATCATGCAGTCCAGCATTACATCAAATACTATCTGGACTCGGCACATACGATATTGCCATACAGATTTGGCTTCATAGGAGGGCATAATTCATTACCTAGAACCATGGTGCAAGAATCCCAAGCAGTCATGAGCGCTTGCAGAAAATCTAAAATATGTACTAGTGCCAGCTTCACTTCTTAGTAAAAGAACAAGCTTCTCCACAACCTTGGATGCAGCAAATAGCACACCAGCACCTTGAAGTAGAAAAAGGGGAGAGAAAAGAATGGGAAGTGGGATATTTCTAGCACCGGCAGGTGTTCCCTGATTTCAAAAGTCAACATATAATTGTTACAAGATAATACCAACCAGAATCCATGAAAACAAATTAATTACATGCATACCTCTAAACGCATACAAAGGAGAACTTGAAAACcaattaatggaattttcatgACATGGCCACCAATGTCCTGAAGTCCACACATTCTATCCTGAAGTTGATTCTCCTCCGGGGAAACTACTAAGCCACTGTTCCAGTCAAGATACCTAATGGTTGCAGAAGATGAACTAACTTCTCTTGTTTGGGAATTTCGATGAATCACTGGATTTGACCATTTTGTACAAACAAGAAAAGCAAAGCACTCTGCAATACTGCAGAAATAACATACATTTATCAAAATTGATTCATTAGAACCTTGAATGGAGCTGCCCAGGTAGAGAAAATGCAGTTCAAATGGAGGGATAAATGAAACTATACCCAAAATTTATGAACAAGTCCCACCAGCCTAGGGCACCTACATCACCTGTAAAATACTCGGAATCAGAAAAATGATCATTATTTTGATAATGAGCATCatctaaaattttatcaataaggATTTCATATGTTGCTATGGTACGGGAGAGTTGGGTATTACATCATGGTGCTGAGAGAAGAATAGCGCAGAAACCAATTACTATGATTCCAAGGATATACTGG
The Manihot esculenta cultivar AM560-2 chromosome 1, M.esculenta_v8, whole genome shotgun sequence genome window above contains:
- the LOC110624721 gene encoding histone deacetylase 15 isoform X2 — protein: MVFEANRLVNGDSEMSFQKQRRGISRNGISGKHKNLGSNGTGASCSNDEISGDEDILTVHARDVDDNMDVEISPDVVVSRKTRQREMTFQDMYNNQDLFDDDDDDSDWEPLQKRIDVMKWFCTNCTMVNLNDVVHCEICGEHKESGILRHGFFASPFSQDAGSPEVETEVKGRNKDTRVKHSSSNSCTAVGFDERMLLHSEVEMKSHPHPERPDRLRAIAASLATAGIFPGRCYPIPAREITQQELQMVHSLEHVQAVELTSHIFSSYFTPDTYANEHSACAARLAAGLCADLASAIFSGCAKNGFALVRPPGHHAGIKQAMGFCLHNNAAVAALAAQAAGAKKVLIVDWDVHHGNGTQEIFEQNKSVLYISLHRHEGGKFYPGTGAVDEIGTNGAAGYCVNIPWSRGGIGDNDYIFAFQHVVLPIAAEFAPDFTIISAGFDAARGDPLGCCDVTPAGYAQMTHMLYTLSGGKLLVILEGGYNLRSISSSATAVIKVLLGESTGFELGNTVPSKAGLQTVLEVVKIQMQIWSSLKSIFAKLQLKWEEYCSENKKEQIKKRRRTEAPIWWKWGRKSLLYHLLSGNLRVKRSTAAD
- the LOC110624721 gene encoding histone deacetylase 15 isoform X3 encodes the protein MVFEANRLVNGDSEMSFQKQRRGISRNGISGKHKNLGSNGTGASCSNDEISGDEDILTVHARDVDDNMDVEISPDVVVSRKTRQREMTFQDMYNNQDLFDDDDDDSDWEPLQKRIDVMKWFCTNCTMVNLNDVVHCEICGEHKESGILRHGFFASPFSQDAGSPEVETEVKGRNKDTRVKHSSSNSCTAVGFDERMLLHSEVEMKSHPHPERPDRLRAIAASLATAGIFPGRCYPIPAREITQQELQMVHSLEHVQAVELTSHIFSSYFTPDTYANEHSACAARLAAGLCADLASAIFSGCAKNGFALVRPPGHHAGIKQAMGFCLHNNAAVAALAAQAAGAKKVLIVDWDVHHGNGTQEIFEQNKSVLYISLHRHEGGKFYPGTGAVDEIGTNGAAGYCVNIPWSRGGIGDNDYIFAFQHVVLPIAAEFAPDFTIISAGFDAARGDPLGCCDVRTYPFTLTMLLQVTPAGYAQMTHMLYTLSGGKLLVILEGGYNLRSISSSATAVIKKNRLKRDGGLKHQYGGNGGERACCIIYLAGIFV
- the LOC110624721 gene encoding histone deacetylase 15 isoform X1, coding for MVFEANRLVNGDSEMSFQKQRRGISRNGISGKHKNLGSNGTGASCSNDEISGDEDILTVHARDVDDNMDVEISPDVVVSRKTRQREMTFQDMYNNQDLFDDDDDDSDWEPLQKRIDVMKWFCTNCTMVNLNDVVHCEICGEHKESGILRHGFFASPFSQDAGSPEVETEVKGRNKDTRVKHSSSNSCTAVGFDERMLLHSEVEMKSHPHPERPDRLRAIAASLATAGIFPGRCYPIPAREITQQELQMVHSLEHVQAVELTSHIFSSYFTPDTYANEHSACAARLAAGLCADLASAIFSGCAKNGFALVRPPGHHAGIKQAMGFCLHNNAAVAALAAQAAGAKKVLIVDWDVHHGNGTQEIFEQNKSVLYISLHRHEGGKFYPGTGAVDEIGTNGAAGYCVNIPWSRGGIGDNDYIFAFQHVVLPIAAEFAPDFTIISAGFDAARGDPLGCCDVRTYPFTLTMLLQVTPAGYAQMTHMLYTLSGGKLLVILEGGYNLRSISSSATAVIKVLLGESTGFELGNTVPSKAGLQTVLEVVKIQMQIWSSLKSIFAKLQLKWEEYCSENKKEQIKKRRRTEAPIWWKWGRKSLLYHLLSGNLRVKRSTAAD
- the LOC110624734 gene encoding uncharacterized protein LOC110624734, whose protein sequence is MMSWRRVLKSVQALAAHSLLFLFTLLLVFKLDHVVSYSWWLIFFPLWLFHGVIARGRFSLPAPSVPHNRHWAPCHAVVATPLLIAFELLLCIYLESIYVHGVAAVNLKIVFIPLLAFEIIILIDNFRMCRALMPGDEESMSDEAIWETLPHFWVAISMVFFVAATVFALLKLCGDVGALGWWDLFINFGIAECFAFLVCTKWSNPVIHRNSQTREVSSSSATIRYLDWNSGLVVSPEENQLQDRMCGLQDIGGHVMKIPLIGFQVLLCMRLEGTPAGARNIPLPILFSPLFLLQGAGVLFAASKVVEKLVLLLRSEAGTSTYFRFSASAHDCLGFLHHGSRLLGWWSIDEGSREEQARLYHEGVSGYNTFCGYPPEIVKKMPKKDLAEEVWRLQAALGEQTEITKYTQQEFERLQNEKVLCRVCFEGEISVVLLPCRHRILCSVCCDKCKKCPICRIAIEDRMPVYDV